The following proteins come from a genomic window of Megalops cyprinoides isolate fMegCyp1 chromosome 6, fMegCyp1.pri, whole genome shotgun sequence:
- the LOC118779717 gene encoding protein phosphatase 1 regulatory subunit 15B has product MFRGINSEGLYSKEDASPATRAGLSVTSLRHSNQESSWIGILSVVSRPAISFLQKYLPGRSRTSPPSDGVSGWVNGDIKRNFNGENAFLQQLDFMPAAEHHLTYLHYQHEAAAGFGASTSEPLSWLSADSLRELGIHSNADLEVNMRQQTSPVGYLAAVKNFLSQVLVNAVSVQDVRSAEHGQGLGRDGWPSDSVAARVKSNWWWGGIWGSDDSSQGWLSNLSWRACSGASAQHCGQNDSGSHCQHAETGAAAGVAKPTELFEQRDYGQSMHVENAGPSCHKGQPDSSSSQRARPESLPSTEKPLLDYQPICHHLVSARAATACSEVAVLTPDQDNGYSSLEEEHSNSRMHIVEPPCPEPGCSEAREGTEEPVRSGEGSESEEAGAELPDLETGSVGREVGEEEGSESSDLSDSEEDAEPETPSQPFLQTPMCQNKVIAYIMGSPCSEDSESEPGEDSDWGSEDDDGFDSEGSSDFSDSEDLNEEEEEEEEGEEGKESDTEEADAEVERLWNSLCQSRDPYNPRNFTAPLQTAPRPSAPAVEPQRGDGARAETPSTPASTPLSSPSSSPRPLVLEEESWEEASEADEAESLRLWNSFSSASDPYSLLNFQAPLRTREAARGCGRRPPPSSRRVRLEAEERLDSGFSEAAPTSDQIGASCAKLRKVRFVEEVEEFYASSDEDRRGPWEEFARDRCRFLRRVQETEDAIGYCLAPTFRLVIFERLYQSC; this is encoded by the exons ATGTTTAGGGGTATCAATTCAGAGGGACTGTATTCAAAAGAGGACGCTTCGCCGGCTACGCGAGCCGGCCTTAGCGTGACCTCCCTCAGACATAGTAACCAGGAGAGCTCGTGGATTGGTATTCTCTCCGTGGTTTCTAGGCCTGCGATCTCTTTCTTGCAAAAGTATTTACCGGGAAGATCTCGGACGTCTCCTCCGTCAGATGGTGTATCTGGCTGGGTAAATGGAGACATTAAAAGAAACTTCAACGGGGAAAATGCGTTTTTACAACAGCTTGATTTTATGCCTGCTGCCGAACACCATCTTACCTACCTACACTACCAGCATGAAGCTGCTGCTGGTTTTGGCGCTTCGACGTCGGAGCCTCTCAGTTGGCTGAGCGCTGACTCTCTCCGAGAGTTAGGAATTCACAGTAATGCCGACTTGGAAGTAAATATGAGACAGCAAACATCTCCAGTGGGATATCTCGCAGCAGTGAAAAATTTCCTTAGTCAAGTTTTGGTGAACGCAGTTTCAGTGCAGGATGTAAGAAGTGCAGAACACGGGCAAGGCTTAGGCAGGGACGGTTGGCCGTCAGACTCAGTAGCTGCGCGAGTAAAGAGCAACTGGTGGTGGGGTGGCATTTGGGGATCTGATGACAGTTCCCAAGGATGGCTGTCAAATTTGTCATGGAGAGCATGTTCGGGGGCATCAGCTCAGCATTGTGGACAAAATGACAGCGGTAGCCACTGTCAGCACGCAGAGACTGGTGCTGCGGCCGGCGTTGCCAAGCCAACCGAACTGTTTGAACAGCGCGACTATGGACAGTCAATGCACGTCGAAAACGCTGGACCCTCCTGTCACAAAGGACAGCCAGATAGCAGTAGCTCTCAAAGGGCCAGGCCAGAATCTCTTCCGAGCACAGAAAAGCCTCTGTTAGATTATCAGCCTATTTGTCACCACCTTGTCAGCGCAAGAGCTGCCACCGCCTGCAGTGAGGTGGCGGTTCTTACCCCAGACCAGGACAATGGCTACTCTAGTTTGGAGGAAGAGCACTCAAACTCCAGGATGCACATAGTGGAGCCTCCCTGTCCTGAGCCGGGCTGTTCGGAGGCCAGAGAAGGGACTGAGGAGCCAGTGCGTTCCGGAGAGGGTAGCGAGAGCGAGGAGGCAGGTGCGGAGCTCCCAGATCTGGAGACCGGCTCCGTCGGGAGAGAAGTGGGAGAAGAAGAGGGATCGGAGAGCTCGGACCTCTCGGACTCTGAGGAGGACGCGGAGCCGGAGACCCCGTCCCAGCCCTTCCTGCAGACGCCCATGTGCCAGAACAAGGTCATCGCCTACATCATGGGCAGCCCCTGCAGTGAAGACAGCGAGTCAGAGCCCGGGGAAGACAGCGACTGGGGCAGCGAGGACGACGACGGCTTCGACAGCGAGGGCTCGTCCGACTTCTCCGACTCGGAGGACCTgaacgaggaggaggaggaggaggaggagggagaagaggggaaGGAGTCAGACACGGAGGAGGCAGACGCCGAAGTCGAGCGGCTGTGGAACTCGCTGTGCCAAAGCAGGGACCCCTACAACCCCCGCAACTTCACCGCCCCCCTCCAGACGGCGCCCCGCCCGAGCGCTCCCGCCGTGGAGCCGCAGCGGGGCGACGGGGCCCGGGCGGagaccccctccacccccgcctccaccccccTCAGCTCCCCGTCCTCCTCCCCCAGGCCCCTCGTGCTGGAAGAGGAGTCCTGGGAGGAGGCCAGCGAAGCGGACGAGGCAGAGAGCCTGAGGCTGTGGAACTCCTTCAGCTCCGCGTCGGACCCCTACAGCCTCCTCAACTTCCAGGCCCCCCTCAGGACTCGAGAGGCAGCGAGAGGCTGCGGTCGGAGGCCGCCCCCCTCGTCCCGCCGCGTGAGGCTGGAGGCAGAAGAGCGGCTCGACAGCGGCTTCTCCGAGGCCGCCCCCACCTCAGACCAGATCGGCGCCAGCTGTGCCAAGCTGAGAAAG GTGAGGTTTGTGGAGGAGGTAGAGGAGTTCTATGCCAGCAGTGACGAAGACCGGCGGGGCCCGTGGGAGGAGTTTGCCCGCGACCGCTGCCGGTTCCTTCGCCGCGTGCAGGAGACAGAGGACGCCATTGGCTACTGCCTGGCCCCCACCTTCCGCCTTGTGATCTTTGAGAGACTGTACCAGAGTTGCTga